Within Winogradskyella helgolandensis, the genomic segment TCGTCAAGTTCGTCTAGATAGAAATTTAAATAGTCAGATACCTCACTTGCGTCTTGTTCAAAATCCGATTCTAAATAACTTCGATTTTGAATATCAAATTCAGGTATTTTGTTTACGAATTCTACGATTTGATTTAATTCAGATTGATTTGTTGATTCAAGCTCAAAATTTATATCCAATTTCATTATGCGCTCTCCATAATTCAATTTCCAATTGTAATAATCTTTTAATTTTTGAATGTCAATTTCTTTAAAATCTGGTTTCTCCAAAATTCTGATTTCTACTTTACTATTTTCA encodes:
- a CDS encoding DUF2004 domain-containing protein — translated: MGIFDLFKKNKEAPENSKVEIRILEKPDFKEIDIQKLKDYYNWKLNYGERIMKLDINFELESTNQSELNQIVEFVNKIPEFDIQNRSYLESDFEQDASEVSDYLNFYLDELDESELAGIINLKNRNNSRNSLLMEKLNLIRVGIYPQHSYFGTFDYSIDINGEPCNQLLVVNINKDGTLHDITWES